In a genomic window of Amphiprion ocellaris isolate individual 3 ecotype Okinawa chromosome 13, ASM2253959v1, whole genome shotgun sequence:
- the mcts1 gene encoding malignant T-cell-amplified sequence 1: MFKKFDEKENVSNCIQLKTSVIKGIKNQLLEQFPDIESWLNHIMPKKDPVKIVRCHEHIEILTVNGELLFFRQREGPFYPTLRLLHKYPFILPHQQVDKGAIKFVLSGANIMCPGLTSPGAKLYPAGADTVVAIMAEGKQHALCVGVMKMSAESIEKVNKGIGIENVHYLNDGLWHMKTYK, from the exons ATGTTTAAAAA ATTtgatgagaaagaaaatgtgtctAACTGTATCCAGCTGAAAACATCAGTGATCAAAGGCATCAAAAATCAGCTGTTGGAGCAGTTTCCTGACATTGAGTCATGGCTCAATCACATAATGCCAAAAAAGGACCCTGTCAAAATAGTGAGATG CCATGAACACATTGAAATCCTGACAGTGAATGGAGAACTGCTTTTCTTCAGACAAAGAGAAGGACCATTCTACCCAACCCTCAGATTGTTGCATAAAT ATCCTTTCATTCTTCCACACCAGCAAGTCGACAAAGGGGCCATTAAATTTGTCTTGAGTGGAGCCAACATCATGTGTCCTGGGCTGACGTCACCAGGCGCTAAACTTTACCCGGCCGGGGCTGACACAGTAGTT GCCATAATGGCAGAGGGAAAACAACACGCACTTTGTGTTGGCGTAATGAAGATGTCTGCAGAAAGCAT agagaaagtCAACAAGGGAATCGGAATCGAGAATGTTCACTATCTGAATGACGGATTGTGGCACATGAAGACGTATAAATGA
- the lamp2 gene encoding lysosome-associated membrane glycoprotein 2 isoform X3, with protein sequence MMSRHAAFVLLLAFGAVFQLSCGIEVNVTKEDKLCLYANLMLNFSVSYEVADNKNQTAVFELPANATADGSACDNTTSMLKLDFEGHSWSMTFTTDGKNYQAAIVTFSYNLSDSKLFPNSVSNETKTVIVKPQMKDVGIDTCYSCHSKDTIEADSVNMTLWNVLIQAFVINGSKSENLTICEADTPMTTVAPTTAPRPTSTTPAPTLPTPTTGKYSYKPDENSTACLLANFGLRIGVKQGDKLEEMNFEPNGTQISGSCGLNSSELKLVSSSITIEFTFTNDTKKFRLHALNVTGKTSSGLMFTEANNNMSLWEATLGSSYMCNKEQNFTIASLVTIYTFNVQVQPFGVKKGLFSTAHECSLDDTSILIPIIVGAALAGLILIVVIAYVIGRRKTYVGYQTL encoded by the exons ATGATGTCCCgacatgctgcatttgttttgctCCTCGCCTTTGGAGCAG tgttcCAGTTGTCTTGTGGCATTGAGGTGAATGtcacaaaagaagacaaattaTGCCTCTATGCCAATCTGATGCTCAACTTCTCAGTCTCCTATGAAGTAGCTGACAATAAG AATCAAACGGCTGTGTTTGAACTCCCTGCTAACGCCACAGCAGATGGAAGTGCATGTGACAACACAACGTCAATGCTGAAGCTTGATTTTGAAGGACACTCTTGGAGCATGACCTTCACCACAGATGGGAAAAATTACCAGGCAGCCATCGTCACCTTTTCTTACAACCTCAGCGACTCAAAATTGTTCCCCAATTCTGTGTCAAATG AAACTAAAACTGTGATCGTGAAGCCTCAAATGAAAGATGTAGGCATTGACACCTGCTACTCCTGCCACAGCAAAGACACGATCGAAGCTGATTCGGTCAATATGACGCTGTGGAACGTGCTCATACAGGCTTTTGTCATTAATGGCAGCAAGAGTGAGAACT TAACCATTTGTGAAGCCGATACTCCTATGACTACTGTTGCCCCCACTACTGCCCCTCGTCCTACTAGCACCACCCCGGCACCCACCCTGCCCACACCCACCACTGGGAAGTACAGCTACAAGCCTGATGAGAATAGCACAGCCTGCCTGTTGGCCAACTTTGGCTTGCGAATTGGAGTCAAGCAAGGAGAC AAATTGGAGGAGATGAACTTCGAACCGAACGGGACCCAAATCTCTGGATCATGTGGACTCAACAGCAGCGAGCTTAAGTTGGTGTCCAGCTCAATCACCATCGAGTTCACCTTCACCAAT GACACAAAGAAATTTCGCCTACATGCTCTGAATGTCACCGGAAAGACGAGCTCTG GTTTGATGTTTACTGAGGCCAACAACAACATGAGTCTGTGGGAGGCAACACTTGGCAGCTCCTACATGTGCAACAAGGAGCAGAACTTCACCATCGCCAGCCTGGTCACCATCTACACCTTCAATGTACAAGTGCAGCCTTTTGGAGTCAAGAAGGGTCTTTTCAGTACAG CCCATGAATGTTCATTGGATGACACCAGCATCTTAATCCCAATCATTGTTGGCGCTGCTCTGGCTGGCTTGATTCTAATTGTAGTGATCGCTTACGTGATTGGTCGAAGAAAGACATATGTTGGATATCAGACCCTTTAA
- the c1galt1c1 gene encoding C1GALT1-specific chaperone 1, giving the protein MLSDGGSFMKGMVMGGLFCLVLSFLSSFSPSTEFMTEDHHHHHVKAASKEELNHLSDSHTQELLDQVRVSCIIMVQPSVLVYWAAALDTWAKHCDKAVFYTSESSKALEAIDLNEKDDWARLRKALKHAYDNAGDLRWFFVARPTTFAIIENLKYLVLTKDPSEPFYLGNAMKSGELEYVALASGIVLSYEALKRLVNVFEDEGKCPERGRALWKLSEDKQLAVCLKYTGVFAENGEDMHGKGLFNSKTVHSLISDSMKANPTNVVEGCCSDMAVTFNGMSPSQMQVLMFGVYRLRPYGHDFHDLMTFYPPEGSDND; this is encoded by the coding sequence ATGTTGTCTGACGGAGGCTCTTTCATGAAGGGGATGGTCATGGGAGGCCTCTTCTGCTTGGTGCTGTCGTTCCTGAGTAGTTTCAGTCCCAGCACTGAGTTCATGACAGAagaccaccatcatcatcacgtCAAAGCTGCAAGTAAAGAGGAGCTGAATCACCTCTCTGACAGTCATACTCAGGAGTTGCTCGATCAAGTTCGAGTCTCTTGCATCATCATGGTCCAGCCCAGTGTCCTTGTTTACTGGGCTGCTGCTTTGGACACCTGGGCCAAACACTGTGACAAGGCCGTGTTTTACACCTCAGAGTCCTCTAAGGCACTTGAGGCAATAGATCTAAATGAGAAAGATGATTGGGCGAGGTTACGTAAAGCTCTGAAGCATGCTTATGATAATGCCGGGGATCTGCGTTGGTTCTTTGTGGCACGGCCCACCACGTTTGCTATCATTGAGAATCTCAAGTATCTTGTGCTCACAAAGGATCCGAGTGAACCCTTCTACCTGGGAAATGCTATGAAGTCAGGGGAGCTTGAGTATGTGGCATTGGCCAGCGGCATTGTCCTAAGCTATGAAGCCCTGAAAAGGCTGGTGAATGTGTTTGAGGATGAAGGAAAGTGTCCAGAAAGAGGACGTGCCCTGTGGAAGCTGAGTGAAGACAAGCAGCTGGCCGTGTGTCTCAAatatacaggtgtgtttgcagAGAACGGAGAAGATATGCACGGAAAGGGCCTGTTCAACAGCAAGACTGTTCACAGCCTGATATCAGACAGCATGAAGGCAAACCCCACCAATGTAGTGGAGGGCTGCTGCTCTGACATGGCTGTCACATTCAACGGGATGTCACCGAGTCAGATGCAGGTTCTGATGTTTGGAGTTTACAGACTTCGTCCATACGGGCACGATTTTCATGACTTGATGACATTTTACCCTCCTGAAGGTTCAGATAATGATTAG
- the urp1 gene encoding urotensin-related peptide 1 — MLSVALLYLVAVICSATWTHALPLYPEANLDPQPDFMQKLVSEVEDGANTAEGEQREVFPLLMLHNGGRDSWNKGEKDSAQQEKFVNLVEDFKDVVLKLAAADKLRSQGFVRSEQSLPKTNKRACFWKYCVTN; from the exons ATGCTTTCTGTAGCTCTGCTTTACCTCGTAGCCGTGATTTGTTCTGCAACATGGACACATGCTCTGCCCCTGTACCCTGAAGCCAATCTGGATCCACAGCCAG ATTTCATGCAGAAATTAGTGTCAGAGGTGGAGGATGGAGCCAACACTGCTGAGGGGGAGCAGAGAGAAGTGTTTCCTCTGCTGATGCTACACAATGGAGGGAGAGACTCCTGGAATAAag GGGAAAAAGATTCAGCACAACAGGAGAAGTTTGTGAACCTG GTCGAGGACTTCAAAGATGTGGTTTTGAAGCTGGCAGCGGCCGACAAGCTTCGCTCTCAGGGTTTTGTCCGATCAGAGCAGAGCCTgccaaaaaccaacaaaagag CATGTTTCTGGAAATACTGTGTGACCAACTAG
- the cul4b gene encoding cullin-4B → MFPTGLSSPNPPPPPTQEARPAATDVKNDSGNITSPKKRKINGSEREDPSDTISSSPPKTLNSSSSSSSCSPTPLHIQKKLRFEDSVDFIGLDVKMAEEAAAAAASCSNNKSKAMFLTGGVGHHANGLTKTAGSGTFSNSKPGAAKKLVIKNFREKPKLPENYTQETWQKLKEAVEAIQNSTSIKYNLEELYQAVENLCSHKISAKLYKQLRAVCEDHIKAQIDQFREDALDSVLFLKKIDKCWQDHCRQMIMIRSIFLFLDRTYVLQNSMLPSIWDMGLELFRFYIISDLKVQSKTIDGILLLIERERNGEAIDRSLLRSLLSMLSDLQIYQDSFEQRFLEETNRLYAAEGQRLMQEREVPEYLHHVNKRLEEEADRVITYLDQSTQKPLIATVEKQLLGEHLTATLQKGLTHLLDENRIQDLSLLYQLFSRVRGGVQVLLQHWIEYIKAFGSTIVINPEKDKTMVQELLDFKDKVDHIIDVCFMKNEKFVNAMKEAFETFINKRPNKPAELIAKHVDSKLRAGNKEATDEELEKMLDKIMIIFRFIYGKDVFEAFYKKDLAKRLLVGKSASVDAEKSMLSKLKHECGAAFTSKLEGMFKDMELSKDIMVQFKQYMQCQNIPGNIELTVNILTMGYWPTYVPMEVHLPPEMVRLQEIFKTFYLGKHSGRKLQWQSTLGHCVLKAEFKEGKKELQVSLFQTLVLLMFNEGEEFTLEEIKLATGIEDSELRRTLQSLACGKARVLTKTPKSKDVEDGDKFSCNDDFKHKLFRIKINQIQMKETVEEQASTTERVFQDRQYQIDAAIVRIMKMRKTLSHNLLMSEVYNQLKFPVKPADLKKRIESLIDRDYMERDKENSNQYNYVA, encoded by the exons atgtttccaaCAGGTTTATCTTCCCCTAATCCCCCACCACCGCCAACCCAGGAGGCTAGACCCGCGGCTACTGATGTCAAAAACGACAGCGGTAACATCACATCTCCcaagaagaggaaaataaacGGCTCCGAGAGGGAAGACCCCAGTGACACGATCTCCTCTTCGCCTCCCAAGACCCTGaattcctcctcttcctcctcctcctgctctcccaCTCCGCTGCACATCCAGAAGAAGTTGAGGTTCGAGGATTCAGTGGATTTCATTGGACTGGATGTGAAAATGGCTGAGGAggctgctgccgccgccgcttCGTGCTCCAATAACAAAAGCAAAGCCATGTTCCTGACCGGCGGCGTGGGGCACCATGCAAACGGACTGACCAAAACCGCAGGATCCGGCACCTTCTCCAACAGTAAACCCGGAGCAGCCAAGAAACTAGTCATCAAGAACTTCAGAG AAAAGCCTAAGTTGCCCGAGAACTACACACAGGAGACCTGGCAGAAGCTGAAGGAGGCGGTGGAGGCCATACAGAACAGCACTTCAATCAAGTACAATCTAGAGGAGCTCTACCAG GCTGTTGAAAACCTCTGCTCCCATAAGATATCTGCCAAGCTTTACAAACAGCTGAGGGCCGTGTGTGAAGACCACATCAAGGCACAAATTGATCAATTCAGAGA GGATGCCCTGGACAGTGTGCTTTTCCTGAAGAAAATTGACAAGTGCTGGCAAGATCACTGCAGACAAATG ATTATGATTAGgagtatatttttgtttttggatcGCACCTATGTTTTACAAAATTCAATGCTGCCATCAATCTG GGACATGGGTCTGGAGCTGTTTAGGTTCTACATCATCAGTGATCTGAAGGTCCAGAGTAAAACCATCGACGGGATCCTGCTGCTCATTGAGAGGGAGCGAAACGGCGAGGCGATAGACCGCAGTCTGCTGAGGAGCCTGCTGAGCATGCTCTCTGACCTGCAG ATTTATCAAGACTCCTTTGAGCAGCGCTTTTTGGAGGAAACTAATCGACTGTATGCTGCAGAGGGACAGAGGCTGATGCAGGAGAGAGAG gtaCCAGAATATCTGCATCATGTCAACAAACGCTTAGAGGAAGAGGCCGACAGAGTAATCACATATCTTGACCAGAGCACACA AAAACCCCTCATTGCCACAGTGGAGAAGCAGTTGCTGGGTGAACATCTCACTGCAACTCTGCAAAAAG GGCTGACTCACCTGCTGGATGAGAACAGAATTCAGGATCTGTCTCTTCTCTATCAGCTCTTCAGTCGAGTGCGAGGGGGTGTTCAGGTGCTCCTGCAGCACTGGATAGAGTACATAAAG GCTTTCGGAAGCACAATTGTAATCAatccagaaaaagacaaaacaatggtGCAAGAGTTGCTGGACTTCAAAGATAAGGTGGATCACATCATCGACGTGTGCTTCATGAAGAATGAGAAATTTGTTAATGCCATGAAGGAGGCATTCGAAACATTCATAAACAAACGGCCAAACAAACCCGCAGAGCTCATAG CAAAACATGTGGATTCAAAGCTAAGGGCAGGAAACAAAGAGGCGACAGATGAAGAACTGGAGAAGATGTTGGATAAGATCATGATTATCTTTAGATTTATCTATG gaaaagatgtttttgaggcattttacaAGAAGGATCTGGCCAAGAGGTTGCTGGTTGGAAAAAGCGCTTCAGTAGATGCTGAAAAATCAATGTTGTCAAAGCTGAAACACG AATGTGGAGCAGCATTCACCAGCAAACTAGAGGGGATGTTCAAGGACATGGAGCTTTCTAAAGACATCATGGTGCAGTTCAAACAG taTATGCAGTGCCAAAACATTCCCGGCAACATCGAGCTGACGGTGAACATCCTCACTATGGGCTACTGGCCCACCTATGTCCCGATGGAAGTGCATCTGCCTCCTGAG atGGTGCGACTGCAAGAGATCTTCAAGACCTTCTACCTGGGCAAACACAGTGGCAGGAAGCTGCAGTGGCAATCAACACTAGGGCATTGTGTTTTAAAAGCTGAATTTAAAGAG GGTAAGAAGGAGCTACAGGTGTCGCTTTTCCAAACACTTGTATTGCTGATGTTTAATGAAGGAGAGGAGTTTACCCTGGAGGAGATCAAACTGGCAACAGGAATAG AGGACAGTGAACTGAGGCGGACGCTGCAGTCACTTGCGTGTGGAAAAGCACGGGTCCTCACCAAAACCCCAAAAAGCAAAGATGTGGAGGACGGAGACAAGTTTTCCTGCAATGACGACTTCAAACACAAGCTCTTCAGGATCAAAATAAACCAGATCCAGATGAAAGAAACG GTGGAGGAACAAGCCAGCACCACTGAAAGGGTCTTTCAGGATCGTCAGTACCAGATCGATGCTGCAATTGTGCGGATCATGAAGATGAGGAAGACTCTGAGCCATAATCTCTTGATGTCTGAGGTGTACAACCAGCTCAAGTTCCCTGTCAAG CCTGCTGACTTGAAGAAGAGGATAGAGTCTCTTATTGACAGGGACTATATGGAGCGTGACAAGGAGAACTCCAACCAGTACAACTATGTGGCCTAG